The segment GTCGCCCGTTTGCGCCAACTGGGGGCCAACGTGACCAAAATCGAACCGCCCACGGGCGATCCTCTGGCGCTCGCCGCCCCCGCCTGGTATGACCACCTGCATCAAGGTGTGCGCGTCATCGCCCTGGACCTGAAGCGGGAAGCGGACCGGGCGCAATTGGAGCCGTTGCTGGCGTCCGCCGACCTGTTGCTAACCTCCATGCGCCCGCGCGCGCTGGCGCGCCTGCGTCTGGATGCCGCGTCCGTGGCCGCGCGTCACCCCCATCTCTGCCAGTTGTCCATTGTCGGCTACCCCGGTCCCCAGGCCAATGAGGCCGGCCATGATCTCACGTACCAGGCCAGCCTCGGCCTCGTGCAGCCGCCGCGGCTGCCACGCACGCTATTGGCGGATCTGGCGGGCGCGGAGCGGGCAGTGAGCGAGGCGCTGGCGCTGCTGTTGGCGCGGGCGCAGGGCCAGGGGGCGGCAGCCACGGAGCTGGCGCTTTCCGCGGCTGCCACGCCTTTTGCCGACCCGTGGCGGTATGGTTTGACGCGCCCGGAAGGGGTGC is part of the Ardenticatenales bacterium genome and harbors:
- a CDS encoding CoA transferase; this translates as MQSKIPMLKITVITLAINIPGPVAVARLRQLGANVTKIEPPTGDPLALAAPAWYDHLHQGVRVIALDLKREADRAQLEPLLASADLLLTSMRPRALARLRLDAASVAARHPHLCQLSIVGYPGPQANEAGHDLTYQASLGLVQPPRLPRTLLADLAGAERAVSEALALLLARAQGQGAAATELALSAAATPFADPWRYGLTRPEGVLGGGIPGYNLYETRDGWVALAALEPHFWRRFLDAMGSGGENAGISPAPDLAHFFRQRPTAEWLAWARAHDIPLAAVAE